Proteins encoded by one window of Sorex araneus isolate mSorAra2 chromosome 3, mSorAra2.pri, whole genome shotgun sequence:
- the C3H17orf114 gene encoding uncharacterized protein C17orf114 homolog: protein MGLKGAWCFPWCRCRRQQGTGKETGLDSAAPTDPDPRPAITPVMAEGATPSLGPGAYFSRKARLSFRHQLHDIASANDSTI from the exons ATGGGACTGAAGGGGGCATGGTGCTTCCCCTGGTGCAGGTGCCGGAGACAGCAAGGAACTGGAAAAGAAACAG GTCTTGATTCAGCAGCCCCTACAGATCCGGATCCCAGGCCAGCTATCACTCCTGTTATGGCTGAGGGAGCGACACCCTCCCTGGGGCCCGGTGCCTACTTCAGCAGGAAAGCTCGACTCTCCTTCCGTCACCAGCTGCATGACATAGCATCAGCCAATGACTCCACCATTTGA